From a region of the Paenibacillus sp. FSL R10-2734 genome:
- a CDS encoding TetR/AcrR family transcriptional regulator gives MSRNKIIDAAIKIFSEFGYHKTSMDDIAKEANVAKGTLYYHFSGKGELFETIVTDGLQMLMEKIEDVLQDDETADKQIQKIVSKHIELFLQYGELIHIISNEITNGIEPDILERIGVIKQNYIGFMSKVLRQGHNDGDLNKLNFELAAACLLGMLESASTYAVKHKEAVTSEQLHETINAFVIPALLKKY, from the coding sequence GTGAGCAGAAATAAAATTATCGATGCCGCAATCAAAATTTTTTCCGAATTCGGTTATCACAAGACGAGCATGGACGACATCGCCAAAGAAGCCAACGTAGCTAAGGGCACGCTTTACTATCATTTCTCGGGCAAAGGGGAACTGTTCGAAACGATCGTGACAGACGGACTTCAAATGCTGATGGAGAAAATCGAGGACGTGCTTCAGGATGACGAGACCGCCGATAAGCAAATCCAGAAAATTGTTAGCAAGCATATCGAGTTATTCTTGCAATACGGAGAGCTTATTCATATTATCTCTAATGAGATTACGAACGGAATCGAGCCGGATATATTGGAGCGGATCGGTGTAATTAAGCAGAATTACATTGGTTTCATGTCTAAAGTCCTCCGCCAGGGACATAATGACGGGGACTTAAATAAGCTGAACTTCGAGCTCGCAGCTGCTTGCCTACTCGGCATGTTAGAAAGTGCGAGCACCTATGCCGTCAAACACAAGGAAGCTGTCACAAGCGAGCAGTTGCATGAGACGATCAATGCTTTTGTGATTCCGGCGCTATTGAAAAAATATTAA
- the treR gene encoding trehalose operon repressor codes for MRENKYLQIYNEYSNQILSGQLLPGAKLPSESELSEAYSTSRETVRKALNLLFREGYIHKIKGRGSFVLDMTRMDFPITGLISFKEMSDTLGATTRTLVKETLNEPAGSAIARHLQIPPETLVWKVIRAREIEGDRIILDKDYFRADIVPFLSEEIAKGSIYEYLEQELGLKISYAKKLISVEPSTEEDHRLLDLKGFTHIVVVRNYVYLENTVLFQYTESRHRLDKFQFVDFARRVRR; via the coding sequence TTGAGAGAAAATAAATATTTGCAAATTTATAATGAATACAGTAACCAAATCCTTTCAGGGCAGCTGCTGCCGGGAGCCAAGCTACCTTCTGAAAGCGAACTTTCTGAAGCTTACAGCACATCACGAGAGACCGTGCGCAAAGCGCTGAACCTGCTGTTCCGTGAAGGATATATTCACAAAATTAAAGGAAGAGGCTCCTTTGTGCTTGATATGACCAGAATGGATTTCCCCATTACCGGTCTAATTTCATTTAAAGAGATGTCCGATACGCTGGGTGCGACCACACGGACACTGGTGAAGGAGACATTGAATGAGCCGGCAGGCTCCGCGATCGCCAGACATCTGCAGATTCCGCCTGAAACCCTGGTTTGGAAGGTTATTCGTGCCAGAGAGATTGAAGGTGATCGGATCATTTTGGATAAGGATTATTTCCGAGCGGATATTGTTCCATTCCTAAGCGAGGAAATCGCGAAAGGCTCAATCTATGAATATCTGGAGCAGGAGCTGGGGCTTAAAATCAGTTATGCAAAGAAGCTAATATCCGTTGAGCCCTCAACCGAGGAGGATCATCGTCTGCTTGATTTGAAAGGATTCACACATATTGTAGTAGTACGAAACTATGTATATCTGGAGAACACGGTGCTTTTCCAATATACCGAGTCCAGGCATCGGCTGGATAAATTTCAGTTCGTGGATTTTGCCCGGAGGGTGAGAAGGTGA
- a CDS encoding AAA family ATPase, producing MIYLRSFKLSDYTDRNPNIYPDYVFKHLAGEVLLFDRITVLYGNNGSGKSTLLNLISNKLGISGAEKMTSYGHSIYAQRFLDLSSYQLGHDEQEHEIRQLPEGSRYMKSEDILYEIKKIQQSSVLHEGLLYEQINKGMSKAQATQYEATYAFKKKLENIQFSQEKYSNGETSMQFFEEYLQPGQLYLLDEPETSLSPANQIRMAEQINELARYFQSQFIIATHSPFVLGTLHAKIYNLDAKPLQTAEWFELDNVQFFNRFFNKHKQLFE from the coding sequence ATGATTTATTTGAGAAGCTTTAAGCTTTCTGATTATACGGATAGAAATCCCAACATATACCCTGATTATGTATTTAAGCACTTGGCTGGAGAGGTGCTATTGTTTGATAGAATTACTGTTTTGTATGGCAATAATGGTAGCGGAAAATCCACATTACTCAATTTAATTTCCAACAAGCTAGGAATATCGGGGGCTGAAAAAATGACAAGCTATGGGCATAGTATTTATGCTCAGCGATTCCTTGATTTGAGTAGCTATCAACTTGGGCATGATGAGCAAGAGCATGAAATCAGGCAGCTTCCAGAAGGAAGCCGATATATGAAATCTGAGGATATATTATATGAGATCAAGAAGATACAGCAATCTTCCGTGCTGCATGAGGGATTATTGTATGAGCAGATTAACAAAGGGATGAGCAAGGCTCAAGCGACACAATATGAAGCTACGTATGCGTTTAAAAAGAAGCTAGAGAACATTCAATTCTCACAAGAAAAATACTCTAATGGAGAAACGTCCATGCAGTTTTTTGAGGAGTATCTGCAACCAGGGCAATTGTATTTATTGGACGAGCCAGAAACCTCACTTTCTCCTGCCAATCAAATCAGAATGGCAGAACAAATAAATGAGCTAGCTCGATATTTTCAAAGTCAATTTATTATTGCCACTCATTCTCCTTTTGTTCTCGGCACGTTACATGCAAAAATTTATAATCTGGATGCCAAACCTCTTCAAACAGCGGAATGGTTTGAACTAGATAATGTACAATTTTTTAATCGATTTTTTAATAAGCACAAGCAATTATTTGAATAA
- a CDS encoding cellulase family glycosylhydrolase produces the protein MKIMTTKGSRFIDSQGRQVILHGISMVCKDKEKGYIDDWTQTDFLKLKQWGFNVIRLGIIWDGIEPSPSQFNGQYVDNVREMIRLADQFGLYVILDMHQDLYSSLYADGAPAWATLTDNHEYVRTNLWSDAYLFDRAVQTAFDHFWNNTPASDGVGLQDHYVSAWRFVVERLRDEPNLIGYDMMNEPFIGSKVGEMVQCMFAEYGEHAAELTGQLPPNMEELLNVWLDPEKKLQALSLLDSIDVYRQVMHATAPAQVVFERNVLSPFFQKTGQTIRAADPDRILFLETNYFSNLGVTSSIQPIVGQNGQPDAQQAYAPHGYDLVTDSDYVHVANSGRVDFIFDNHEQTQNRLNMPMVIGEWGAYGESHLAEHACLDVQKNFERLLCGDIYWCYLYPEMDQYSSFNGVCRGFPSAVAGKILSYSYDRDHNRFEMEWDEDASLDVSTRIYFPDIKAMQSADLTLTSVESGYEWSGLEGTTAGFLCLQPSGGGRRTLRID, from the coding sequence ATGAAAATCATGACAACGAAAGGCTCTCGTTTCATTGATTCTCAAGGACGCCAAGTCATTCTTCACGGCATAAGCATGGTTTGTAAGGACAAGGAAAAAGGATATATTGATGATTGGACACAGACGGATTTTCTAAAATTAAAGCAATGGGGATTCAACGTCATCCGGCTGGGAATTATCTGGGACGGAATCGAACCGTCGCCATCTCAATTCAACGGCCAATACGTAGATAACGTCCGGGAGATGATCCGGTTAGCCGATCAATTTGGCCTATACGTCATTCTTGATATGCACCAAGATTTGTATAGCTCGCTATACGCGGACGGCGCCCCTGCCTGGGCCACGTTGACTGACAACCACGAGTATGTCCGAACCAATCTATGGAGTGATGCCTATCTGTTCGACCGGGCAGTACAAACCGCATTCGACCACTTCTGGAACAACACCCCTGCTTCCGACGGCGTTGGCTTACAGGACCATTACGTATCAGCTTGGCGTTTCGTCGTCGAAAGGCTTCGCGACGAGCCTAATCTGATCGGATACGATATGATGAACGAACCCTTCATCGGCTCCAAAGTCGGGGAAATGGTTCAATGCATGTTTGCCGAATACGGAGAACATGCAGCAGAACTAACGGGACAACTCCCACCTAACATGGAAGAGCTACTGAACGTATGGCTCGATCCCGAGAAGAAGCTACAGGCACTAAGTTTGTTGGATTCCATCGACGTTTATCGTCAAGTCATGCATGCGACGGCACCCGCGCAGGTCGTTTTCGAACGGAATGTGCTCTCTCCTTTTTTCCAGAAGACGGGCCAAACTATTCGCGCAGCCGATCCTGACCGAATTCTATTTCTTGAAACGAATTACTTTTCTAATCTGGGAGTGACCAGTTCGATCCAACCGATCGTGGGGCAAAACGGCCAACCAGATGCTCAGCAAGCGTATGCGCCGCATGGCTACGATTTGGTTACAGATTCCGATTACGTGCACGTTGCCAATAGCGGTCGCGTCGACTTTATTTTCGACAATCACGAGCAAACTCAGAACAGGCTGAACATGCCGATGGTCATCGGGGAATGGGGAGCTTACGGCGAGTCCCATCTGGCGGAACATGCGTGTCTTGACGTTCAGAAAAACTTTGAACGATTGTTATGCGGTGATATTTACTGGTGTTATTTGTACCCCGAGATGGATCAATACAGTTCCTTTAACGGAGTGTGCCGAGGCTTTCCTTCAGCGGTCGCCGGGAAAATCCTGAGCTACTCCTATGATCGCGATCACAACCGTTTCGAGATGGAGTGGGATGAGGATGCCAGCCTCGACGTATCGACGAGAATCTATTTCCCGGATATCAAAGCCATGCAGTCCGCAGACTTGACGCTAACCTCCGTTGAGAGTGGATATGAATGGTCTGGCTTAGAGGGCACGACAGCGGGTTTTCTTTGCTTGCAGCCATCAGGTGGAGGAAGAAGGACGCTGAGAATCGATTAA
- a CDS encoding GNAT family N-acetyltransferase: MIMTQKEMLFTVQSQLAIDLNCSIDDLNGEMDSIIFVEAKENPGCRPFPRKARYFEILSMGKSIVVSASPERLLIAKTQMQGKNRETVFSLPFIRGLYLHFLPDVKRIKPMSPPNFCSFELIKRKDVFSLLDVTRFNEAIIYDANLPWQTDLAVLAKKDGEIVGVAGASKTCTKLWQIGIEVLPKYRNLGLASYLVNRLTFEILERGEIPSYDVIASNIASQRVAHRLGYFPAWVSDWRCNFEGLEQ, from the coding sequence ATGATTATGACACAAAAAGAAATGCTGTTCACTGTGCAATCACAACTTGCTATTGACCTGAATTGCTCTATCGATGACCTGAACGGCGAAATGGATAGCATTATTTTTGTTGAAGCTAAAGAAAATCCTGGATGTAGACCATTTCCGAGGAAGGCACGTTATTTCGAAATCCTGTCTATGGGAAAATCAATTGTAGTATCGGCCTCGCCCGAACGGTTGCTAATTGCCAAAACACAGATGCAAGGCAAAAACAGAGAAACCGTATTTTCCTTACCATTTATCAGAGGTCTTTACTTGCATTTTCTGCCTGATGTAAAAAGAATTAAGCCAATGTCACCGCCAAATTTTTGCTCGTTTGAACTGATTAAGCGAAAAGATGTATTCAGTTTACTTGATGTTACAAGATTCAACGAAGCTATTATATATGATGCGAATCTTCCTTGGCAGACTGATCTAGCTGTGCTTGCAAAGAAAGATGGGGAAATTGTTGGTGTGGCAGGAGCAAGCAAAACCTGTACAAAACTGTGGCAAATTGGCATAGAAGTATTACCCAAATATCGTAATTTGGGATTGGCTAGTTATCTTGTAAACAGGTTAACTTTTGAAATACTGGAGCGTGGAGAGATTCCGAGTTATGACGTAATCGCAAGTAATATTGCTTCACAGAGAGTAGCTCACCGATTAGGGTATTTTCCAGCATGGGTGTCTGATTGGCGATGCAATTTTGAAGGACTTGAACAGTAA
- a CDS encoding ABC transporter substrate-binding protein, translating into MNISNQIFLWDQATVKLLDVRHIEMVQGEILHKYRIPASVFLLSVHGSAQVELDQSEFSFTGFQFLHSGKGATLNIVPTSKKFDYYIIYYRALIDEKDAFQAQYCFSPDTPMLLYTKIQMMHQKWNEQVERLNVKSLFYQFVHLALKELHRKESEVKQTSVAVQVITYIQEYYAEAITLDSLAEAFNFSAYHLSSLFKEHTGISPIDYLIRYRLELATELLMTTDASVGEIAVSVGYKDVYYFSRIFKKRKGVSPAHFRTRETQQHKVAESPLNFPTSSIFEYIDDQYIDNENHYQIAEKGDLHMFKLKNSQTTAALLLCGSLLMNACSSGTGTAAKEQSAGNGTVNQAASKESTTTRIVSTPKGDVEVPAEPKRVAADQYMGHLLKLGIVPIGVRTFMLNEGWMEKADMPKETIEKIEDLGEFPMNPEKLTMLDPDLIIGSIDENIETYEKIGTTVFLPYWEGLSTAGPLDKFRSVSKIFGKEKEAEEWITEYEQKVDEAKSKLDGIIKEGETVSVVQFSEKAVYVLAANGGNYGSSTIYDMLQLPPTENAKNMAEGFESISLEVLPEYLGDYIFVYNGDADATNKAMESEVWKRIPAVKNGKVYLYGDNYHDEFVMEDPFSLELQLDTIVNLLLGTSK; encoded by the coding sequence ATGAACATAAGCAATCAAATATTTCTTTGGGATCAAGCTACGGTCAAGTTATTGGATGTGCGTCATATTGAAATGGTACAAGGCGAAATTCTTCATAAGTATAGGATTCCTGCCAGTGTATTTTTACTTTCGGTACATGGGAGCGCTCAAGTTGAGTTAGATCAGTCTGAATTTTCTTTTACAGGATTTCAATTCCTGCATAGTGGTAAAGGGGCGACCCTTAATATTGTTCCGACAAGCAAGAAATTTGATTACTATATCATTTATTACCGTGCATTGATTGATGAAAAGGATGCTTTCCAAGCACAATATTGTTTTTCCCCTGATACACCCATGTTACTTTATACCAAAATTCAGATGATGCATCAAAAATGGAACGAGCAAGTAGAAAGACTCAACGTAAAATCACTTTTTTATCAATTTGTTCATCTTGCATTAAAAGAATTACATAGAAAAGAGTCTGAAGTGAAGCAAACAAGTGTTGCTGTCCAAGTAATCACCTATATCCAGGAGTACTATGCTGAGGCTATCACATTAGATTCTCTTGCGGAAGCATTTAATTTCAGCGCTTATCATTTGTCATCATTGTTTAAAGAGCACACAGGTATCAGTCCGATTGATTATTTAATTCGGTATCGGCTTGAACTTGCAACAGAACTTCTTATGACAACTGATGCTTCTGTCGGGGAAATTGCAGTAAGTGTTGGCTATAAAGACGTCTATTATTTCAGCCGAATTTTTAAGAAAAGAAAAGGTGTGTCACCTGCTCATTTTAGAACTAGAGAGACACAACAACATAAAGTTGCTGAAAGTCCATTAAACTTCCCCACATCCTCTATTTTTGAATATATAGATGATCAGTATATTGATAATGAGAATCATTATCAAATTGCTGAAAAGGGAGACTTACATATGTTTAAATTGAAAAATTCTCAGACGACGGCAGCATTGCTGCTATGCGGTTCTCTATTAATGAATGCCTGCTCAAGCGGGACAGGTACAGCTGCGAAGGAGCAAAGTGCTGGGAATGGAACCGTAAATCAAGCAGCATCAAAAGAAAGTACGACGACTAGAATAGTATCAACGCCAAAGGGAGATGTGGAAGTACCAGCAGAGCCGAAAAGAGTGGCCGCTGACCAATATATGGGTCATTTATTGAAATTAGGAATTGTTCCAATCGGTGTAAGAACATTTATGCTGAATGAAGGCTGGATGGAAAAGGCGGACATGCCCAAAGAAACCATCGAAAAGATTGAAGATTTAGGTGAATTCCCCATGAACCCTGAAAAATTAACGATGTTAGATCCGGATTTAATTATCGGCTCAATCGATGAGAACATAGAAACATATGAGAAAATTGGGACCACTGTTTTTCTGCCTTATTGGGAGGGGCTATCAACAGCAGGACCGCTTGATAAATTTAGGAGCGTAAGCAAGATATTTGGAAAAGAAAAAGAAGCAGAAGAATGGATTACGGAATACGAACAGAAAGTTGATGAAGCAAAGTCGAAACTCGACGGGATTATCAAGGAAGGGGAAACCGTTTCGGTTGTTCAGTTTTCTGAAAAAGCGGTATACGTCTTAGCAGCAAATGGCGGAAACTATGGTTCTTCCACGATTTACGATATGCTGCAGCTGCCTCCCACAGAAAATGCAAAAAATATGGCGGAGGGCTTTGAATCGATTTCACTTGAAGTTCTGCCAGAATACTTAGGTGATTATATTTTTGTTTATAATGGCGATGCTGATGCAACAAATAAAGCAATGGAAAGTGAAGTGTGGAAAAGAATACCTGCAGTGAAAAATGGTAAAGTTTATTTGTATGGTGATAATTATCATGATGAATTCGTAATGGAGGACCCTTTTTCATTAGAGCTTCAGCTTGATACGATTGTGAATTTATTACTTGGCACTAGTAAATAG
- a CDS encoding discoidin domain-containing protein, translated as MLKPRLEAITYFERWKMMSLKPLNAIALSFLLLVIICIFHVPTASAATSYTKTTEIKDGETYSVITVNYTGDDAGPAVNEAIAAAQNATKPVILDFPNGTYNFKDSSAISAQYYISNASTASQTPGGLRKIGLLFKNISDITIRGNGSTLLFHGVMTPIVFDHATNVNMNNISFDFKRPVMSELTVTTVGSTYFEADIHPDSLYKIANNKLQWTGEVDSNGNPLDNWVAGGFANITQVQGYNPNTKETWRSSNPLSGVVSAQDLGNRKVRFNFNSAPAAVNGYTYQLRNDIRKEQGAFIYRSKDVTWTGVSFHAAPGLGIVGQYSENLDFENLNFAPKTGSGRTNASMADFMQFSGVKGKIKVNNSNFFGAHDDPINVHGTHLRIVDKPASNQIKVRFMHSQSWGFDAFTVNDTIEYIEGSSLLSVDSAKVTAISRINDSDILLTLDKDVPSMISVNNFYVENVTWTPNVTITGNTFDSLSTRPILVTTRGKVLIDNNTFNRPKMSSIIIADDASSWYESGMVKDVTISNNTFNYGVNPVISIEPSTFSTNPDKTVHSNINIDGNVFKMNGNTSIYTKGVNGFSFNNNIIQEGGLQLSFQGSKNVSVDGNSFIQSGVTKSIALSYMYTDTDTIDAAQGFSVSRSNNYVPVIPNPNVNLSLTATATASSQMNNDFVPNNAKDGNTTSKWAPATGKGSNEWLQIDFGSSKSFNQVVLSEFLDRTTGNKIQYYNGSSWVDLASGTTIAVPVKHTFTAVTAQKVRFLITGTKTDSNGWGIEPNITEFEVYDVPVFERITTPTAITGVANGTAKTAAALGLPTKVALVTDKRSYDTSVVWNVNAANYVPATTTGQTFTVSGVVTLPNGVANPNNVALTTSISVTVLPDSLIPQATLTGEQKVSQSQSFELTMGLNNVTQSVYQSVNAQDLTLHFDPLNVQFETVTSLKDGFQVISTKEKSPGQIRIILASVGVNVPAQGDLLSFKFKANSVSQETNTTISIDQVVIANGQGKELQVGGASREIQISIPTTPVDKTLLNTLIASAQAKQHAAVEGNEDGLYTIGSKTVLQSAIDTALTIANDPKASQQLVDSAKAAMETAIQIFDAKKITADVNRDGSISIGDLAIVAKVYGSPQGQADWNEKTDVNHDGTVDILDLAIVAKAILQ; from the coding sequence GTGTTAAAACCCAGACTGGAAGCGATCACATATTTCGAGAGGTGGAAAATGATGTCATTAAAACCTTTAAATGCGATAGCTCTATCCTTCTTACTTCTTGTAATAATATGTATATTCCACGTACCGACAGCCTCTGCTGCTACTAGTTATACAAAAACGACGGAAATCAAAGATGGTGAAACCTATTCAGTCATAACCGTCAACTACACAGGGGACGACGCAGGACCAGCAGTTAATGAAGCGATTGCAGCCGCCCAAAATGCCACCAAGCCGGTAATTTTAGATTTTCCTAACGGGACGTATAACTTTAAAGATTCATCTGCCATTAGTGCTCAGTACTATATTTCAAATGCCTCAACAGCATCGCAAACACCAGGTGGGTTGAGAAAGATAGGGCTATTGTTTAAAAATATAAGCGACATCACGATTCGGGGTAACGGATCAACGTTATTATTCCACGGTGTAATGACACCCATCGTATTTGACCATGCTACCAATGTGAATATGAATAACATTAGTTTTGACTTTAAGCGACCTGTTATGTCCGAACTGACCGTAACTACAGTTGGCAGCACGTATTTCGAAGCAGATATTCATCCAGATTCGTTGTATAAAATCGCTAACAACAAGCTTCAATGGACTGGAGAAGTGGATAGTAACGGCAATCCGCTCGATAATTGGGTAGCTGGCGGATTTGCGAACATCACGCAAGTGCAGGGGTATAATCCCAATACAAAAGAAACATGGAGATCATCGAATCCTTTATCAGGCGTGGTTAGTGCGCAGGATTTGGGGAACAGGAAAGTAAGGTTTAACTTTAACTCTGCTCCAGCAGCTGTAAACGGATATACTTATCAGCTTCGCAATGATATACGAAAAGAACAAGGCGCGTTTATCTACAGAAGCAAAGATGTAACGTGGACAGGAGTAAGTTTCCACGCTGCCCCTGGGCTTGGAATCGTAGGACAATATAGTGAGAATCTTGACTTTGAGAATTTAAATTTCGCCCCAAAAACTGGCAGTGGCCGTACGAATGCTTCTATGGCTGATTTCATGCAATTTTCTGGAGTCAAAGGCAAGATCAAAGTCAATAATTCCAACTTTTTCGGAGCTCATGACGACCCGATCAACGTTCACGGAACTCATCTTCGAATCGTTGATAAACCAGCTTCCAACCAGATTAAAGTAAGATTTATGCACTCACAGAGCTGGGGATTTGATGCTTTTACTGTTAACGACACGATTGAATATATTGAGGGCTCCAGCTTGCTGTCCGTTGATAGTGCTAAAGTGACTGCGATCTCACGGATAAATGATTCCGATATTCTTCTAACACTAGATAAAGATGTTCCAAGCATGATTAGTGTGAATAATTTCTACGTTGAGAACGTTACCTGGACTCCAAATGTCACGATTACAGGAAACACATTCGACTCCCTTTCGACCAGACCCATATTGGTGACTACTCGCGGGAAAGTATTGATTGATAATAACACATTTAATAGACCGAAAATGAGTTCAATTATTATTGCTGACGACGCAAGTAGTTGGTACGAATCTGGCATGGTTAAAGATGTAACAATAAGCAATAATACTTTCAATTATGGAGTTAACCCTGTTATTAGCATCGAACCAAGCACTTTCTCAACGAACCCGGATAAAACCGTGCATAGTAATATCAATATTGATGGTAACGTATTTAAAATGAACGGAAATACAAGTATTTATACTAAAGGTGTTAACGGCTTCAGCTTTAACAATAATATTATTCAGGAAGGCGGACTTCAGCTTAGTTTTCAGGGGTCAAAAAATGTATCTGTTGATGGTAATAGCTTTATACAAAGCGGAGTAACTAAAAGTATAGCCTTATCCTATATGTATACGGATACAGATACTATAGATGCGGCGCAAGGTTTTAGTGTATCCAGAAGCAATAACTATGTTCCCGTAATTCCAAATCCGAATGTAAATCTATCTTTAACGGCAACAGCAACAGCTTCAAGCCAAATGAATAATGATTTTGTACCTAATAATGCGAAGGATGGAAATACAACCTCTAAGTGGGCACCAGCAACCGGAAAAGGTAGTAACGAGTGGCTCCAGATCGATTTTGGTTCCAGTAAATCATTTAATCAGGTCGTTTTGAGTGAGTTTCTAGATAGAACAACAGGGAATAAGATACAGTATTATAATGGTTCAAGCTGGGTTGATCTTGCGAGTGGAACTACAATAGCTGTGCCTGTTAAACACACATTTACTGCTGTAACCGCACAAAAAGTCAGATTTTTAATTACAGGCACAAAAACAGACTCCAATGGTTGGGGGATTGAACCGAACATCACCGAATTCGAAGTATATGATGTACCGGTATTCGAAAGAATCACTACACCAACAGCTATCACTGGGGTTGCTAACGGAACAGCAAAGACGGCTGCGGCTCTTGGCTTGCCAACAAAAGTTGCACTAGTGACGGATAAACGCAGCTATGATACGAGTGTGGTATGGAATGTGAATGCTGCAAACTATGTTCCAGCTACGACGACAGGGCAGACGTTCACAGTTAGCGGAGTGGTAACCTTGCCTAACGGAGTTGCAAATCCGAATAACGTAGCGTTAACAACAAGCATAAGTGTGACTGTATTGCCAGACTCTTTAATACCTCAAGCTACTTTAACTGGCGAGCAGAAGGTTTCCCAAAGTCAATCATTTGAACTAACAATGGGATTGAACAACGTCACGCAAAGTGTGTACCAATCGGTAAATGCTCAAGATTTGACGCTACACTTTGATCCGTTGAATGTACAGTTTGAAACGGTTACATCACTTAAGGACGGATTCCAAGTCATAAGTACAAAAGAGAAATCCCCCGGACAAATCCGGATAATACTTGCCAGTGTGGGTGTGAACGTTCCAGCTCAGGGCGATTTGCTCTCATTCAAATTCAAGGCAAACTCCGTGTCTCAAGAAACGAATACGACCATTTCTATTGACCAGGTTGTAATTGCTAACGGACAGGGGAAAGAGCTACAGGTCGGTGGAGCCTCCCGCGAGATTCAAATAAGTATACCAACTACACCTGTAGACAAGACACTCTTGAATACTTTAATCGCAAGCGCTCAAGCCAAGCAGCATGCAGCAGTGGAAGGCAATGAGGATGGACTTTATACAATTGGCTCCAAAACGGTATTGCAGTCGGCGATCGATACGGCCCTTACGATAGCAAATGATCCTAAGGCTTCTCAACAGCTGGTGGATAGCGCGAAGGCTGCAATGGAAACAGCAATTCAAATATTTGATGCCAAGAAAATAACTGCAGATGTCAATAGAGATGGAAGTATCTCTATTGGAGACTTGGCAATTGTTGCGAAGGTTTACGGTTCACCTCAAGGTCAAGCGGACTGGAACGAGAAAACAGATGTAAATCATGACGGTACGGTTGATATACTAGACCTTGCAATCGTAGCCAAAGCGATACTGCAATAA